One Mycolicibacterium fortuitum subsp. fortuitum genomic window carries:
- a CDS encoding inorganic phosphate transporter, with protein sequence MSAELIVLVLLVATALAFDFTNGFHDTGNAMATSIATRALKPKTAVLLAGVLNLVGAFLSVEVAITVTSSVLKIQDSKSGALIPSIDASTGLTIIFAGLIGGILWNLLTWLFGIPSSSSHALFGGLIGAGLAAIGLAGVNWSGVTQKVLIPAVAAPVIACLVAGCGTWLVYRITRNVAQKRREAGFRWGQIATASLVALSHGTNDAQKTMGVIALALITTGHLGGDVKNDGLPFWIIASCALAIGLGTYIGGWRVIRTLGKGLVEIESPQGLAAEASSAAIILSSSAAGMALSTTHVATGSILGSGVGKPGAEVRWAVAGRMAVAWLVTLPAAGIVGALAFWLSHGVESLTSSALAGDGLIFLVLVALSGYMWWRAQQQKVDHSNVNADWDHSTNSVVPADVREGAKPSAEKKPGADKASV encoded by the coding sequence ATGAGCGCTGAGCTGATCGTCCTGGTGCTGTTGGTAGCAACAGCCCTGGCTTTTGACTTCACAAATGGCTTTCACGACACCGGCAACGCCATGGCCACCTCGATCGCCACTCGCGCTCTCAAGCCGAAGACGGCGGTGCTGCTGGCGGGCGTGCTGAACCTCGTCGGCGCGTTCCTCTCGGTGGAGGTCGCCATCACCGTCACGAGCTCGGTGCTGAAGATTCAGGACTCCAAGTCCGGAGCCCTCATTCCTTCGATCGACGCCTCGACAGGGCTGACCATCATCTTCGCCGGCCTGATCGGCGGCATCTTGTGGAACCTGCTGACGTGGCTGTTCGGCATTCCGTCGAGTTCCTCGCATGCGCTCTTCGGCGGCCTGATCGGCGCGGGCCTCGCCGCGATCGGATTGGCGGGCGTGAACTGGTCCGGCGTCACCCAGAAGGTATTGATCCCGGCAGTGGCCGCCCCGGTGATCGCCTGCCTGGTGGCCGGCTGCGGCACCTGGCTGGTCTACCGCATCACCCGCAACGTCGCGCAGAAGCGGCGCGAGGCCGGGTTCCGCTGGGGACAGATCGCCACCGCATCGCTGGTCGCGCTCTCGCACGGCACCAACGACGCGCAGAAGACCATGGGCGTCATCGCGCTCGCGCTCATCACCACCGGTCACCTCGGCGGTGACGTGAAGAACGACGGACTGCCGTTCTGGATCATCGCGTCCTGCGCGCTGGCCATCGGCCTTGGCACCTACATCGGCGGTTGGCGCGTCATCCGCACCCTGGGCAAGGGTCTGGTCGAGATCGAGTCCCCGCAGGGCCTGGCCGCCGAGGCATCTTCGGCCGCGATCATCCTGAGCTCCAGCGCCGCCGGTATGGCGCTGTCGACCACCCACGTGGCAACCGGTTCGATCCTGGGCAGCGGCGTCGGCAAGCCCGGTGCTGAGGTGCGCTGGGCGGTGGCCGGCCGCATGGCCGTGGCCTGGCTGGTGACCCTGCCCGCCGCCGGCATCGTCGGCGCGCTGGCCTTCTGGCTGTCTCACGGCGTCGAGTCCCTGACGTCCTCGGCGCTCGCCGGCGACGGCCTCATCTTCCTGGTCCTGGTCGCCCTGTCCGGATACATGTGGTGGCGCGCCCAGCAGCAGAAGGTCGACCACAGCAACGTCAACGCCGATTGGGACCACTCCACCAACTCGGTGGTGCCCGCCGACGTGCGCGAGGGCGCCAAGCCCTCTGCCGAGAAGAAGCCCGGCGCCGATAAAGCCAGCGTCTGA
- a CDS encoding DUF3349 domain-containing protein, which translates to MNAFLAKIAAWLNAGYPEGVPGPDRVPLLALLTRRLTNDEVKAVARDLIDRGDFDHIDIGVLITQITDELPRAEDVERVRERLAAKGWPLDDPRDAEDALDTDDTGRHNGDDPKEPGGPA; encoded by the coding sequence GTGAACGCTTTTCTCGCGAAGATCGCGGCCTGGCTCAATGCCGGGTACCCCGAGGGGGTGCCCGGGCCAGACCGGGTGCCGCTGTTGGCGCTGCTGACCCGGCGCCTGACCAACGACGAAGTCAAGGCCGTAGCACGGGATCTCATCGATCGCGGTGATTTCGATCACATCGACATCGGGGTACTGATCACCCAGATCACCGATGAGCTGCCCCGCGCCGAGGACGTCGAGCGCGTACGGGAACGACTGGCCGCCAAGGGATGGCCGTTGGATGATCCGCGCGACGCCGAGGACGCCCTCGACACCGACGACACCGGGCGCCACAACGGGGACGACCCGAAAGAGCCGGGGGGCCCGGCATAG
- the menE gene encoding o-succinylbenzoate--CoA ligase: MPAALDEVLTGRGSAILPVPADDARQSALLTTTLRAGQAIDDDVAVVVSTSGTTGTPKGALLTADALRASATATHARLGGDGRWLLALPAYHIAGLQVLVRSTLAGTTPVTVPASFDPRELPSAVAALGSGRRYASLVAVQLDKCLQAPAAAEALADLDAVLIGGGPMPAGMSERAEAAGVTVVRTYGMSETAGGCVYDGVPLDGVEVRIDNSRVLLGGATVAKGYRNPVSPDPFAEPGWFRTDDLGAVDDSGVLRVLGRVDDAVSTGGLTVLPQLVEAALADHPAIADCAVFGVPDERLGQRVVAALVLKPGTSAPDVAELRAHVARTHDATAAPREVHIVDELPRRGIGKLDRRALAARYKG, encoded by the coding sequence CTGCCTGCGGCACTCGACGAGGTCCTCACCGGACGCGGCTCGGCGATCCTGCCGGTGCCCGCCGACGATGCCCGCCAGAGCGCTTTGCTGACAACCACTTTGCGTGCCGGGCAGGCCATCGACGACGACGTCGCCGTGGTGGTCTCGACGTCCGGCACCACCGGTACTCCCAAAGGCGCGCTGCTGACCGCCGATGCGCTGCGCGCCAGCGCGACGGCCACCCACGCCCGGCTGGGCGGTGACGGGAGGTGGCTGCTCGCGCTGCCCGCCTATCACATTGCCGGTCTTCAGGTTCTGGTACGCAGCACGCTGGCCGGCACCACTCCCGTCACCGTGCCGGCATCCTTCGATCCGCGTGAATTGCCTTCCGCGGTGGCCGCTCTGGGCAGCGGACGGCGCTATGCCTCGCTCGTGGCGGTCCAGTTGGACAAGTGTTTGCAGGCCCCGGCCGCCGCGGAGGCACTGGCAGATCTCGACGCCGTGCTGATCGGGGGCGGGCCGATGCCGGCTGGGATGAGCGAACGCGCAGAAGCCGCCGGGGTGACCGTCGTGCGCACCTATGGGATGAGCGAGACCGCGGGCGGCTGCGTGTACGACGGCGTGCCACTCGACGGCGTGGAGGTGCGTATCGACAACTCGCGCGTCCTGCTCGGCGGGGCCACCGTGGCCAAGGGCTATCGCAACCCGGTCAGTCCTGACCCGTTTGCCGAACCAGGCTGGTTCCGCACCGACGACCTTGGCGCCGTGGACGATTCAGGCGTGCTTCGGGTTTTGGGACGGGTCGACGACGCGGTCAGCACCGGCGGGCTGACGGTGTTGCCGCAGCTGGTCGAGGCGGCACTTGCCGACCATCCCGCGATCGCGGACTGCGCCGTGTTCGGGGTCCCCGACGAGCGGCTCGGCCAGCGGGTGGTGGCCGCGCTGGTCCTGAAACCCGGCACATCGGCACCCGACGTGGCCGAGCTGCGCGCCCATGTGGCGCGGACCCACGACGCGACCGCAGCGCCGCGCGAGGTGCACATCGTCGACGAGTTGCCCCGCCGCGGCATCGGCAAGCTGGACCGGCGTGCGCTGGCCGCCCGGTACAAGGGCTGA
- a CDS encoding pyridoxamine 5'-phosphate oxidase family protein, whose translation MRREVTSADELRAIVGEPTAAVAKKVTDRLSPAQQGWLKQSPLGFVATTDAHGRVDVSPKGDPPGFVQIIDDTTIAIPERPGNRRVDGFLNVLQRPHVGTVFVIPGRGDTLRINGTARILSDADYFEAMVVDGKRPILALEIAIEEVFFHCPKAFLRSDAWKPESWNPTAVPSVAQMAKAFKPDQSQAELDAYYSEDNLRKLLY comes from the coding sequence ATGCGCCGAGAAGTGACCTCCGCAGACGAGCTGCGTGCCATCGTCGGAGAACCCACCGCAGCCGTCGCCAAGAAGGTGACCGACCGCCTCTCGCCGGCGCAGCAGGGCTGGCTCAAGCAGTCACCGCTGGGCTTTGTGGCGACCACCGACGCCCACGGCCGCGTCGACGTCTCCCCCAAAGGTGACCCGCCGGGTTTCGTCCAGATCATCGACGACACCACGATCGCCATCCCGGAGCGGCCGGGCAACCGGCGCGTCGACGGCTTCCTCAATGTGCTGCAGCGCCCGCACGTGGGCACGGTGTTCGTCATCCCCGGTCGCGGTGACACGCTGCGGATCAACGGCACCGCCCGGATCCTCTCGGACGCCGACTATTTCGAAGCCATGGTGGTGGACGGCAAACGGCCCATCCTGGCCTTGGAAATCGCCATCGAAGAGGTGTTCTTCCACTGCCCCAAGGCGTTCCTGCGCTCGGACGCGTGGAAACCCGAGAGCTGGAATCCGACGGCGGTGCCCTCTGTGGCGCAGATGGCCAAGGCTTTCAAACCCGATCAGAGCCAGGCCGAGCTCGACGCGTATTACAGCGAAGACAATCTGCGCAAGCTTCTCTACTGA
- a CDS encoding GNAT family N-acetyltransferase, producing MAINGDADVREGQLFCGVELARRIEKAEADLIVAATRAAHGRGADGLALPLAGGFACFAEADSPMNKVVGLGFDGVPDEAVLGEVERAFAARGAETRVELSNLADPEVVALLSGRGYRLLEFENVLGRRLGAETPPVTEVDVRRADDLTIWVNVVVEGFAHPDGEGPVSHEQFPADIIERAERDMEKAGATPYVALCDGVVAGGAMMRLTDGIAQLAGAATAPAYRRRGVQAALLAARLREAADAGCEIAVVTTAPGSKSQHNVQRRGFQLLYTRAILVKPAAAVQ from the coding sequence GTGGCGATCAATGGTGATGCAGACGTGCGTGAAGGTCAGTTGTTCTGTGGTGTCGAGCTGGCCCGGCGTATCGAGAAGGCGGAGGCAGACCTGATCGTCGCGGCCACCAGGGCCGCTCACGGCCGTGGCGCCGACGGATTGGCATTGCCGCTGGCCGGCGGGTTCGCCTGTTTCGCCGAGGCGGATTCACCGATGAACAAGGTGGTCGGCCTCGGGTTCGACGGCGTTCCGGACGAGGCGGTGCTGGGCGAGGTCGAGCGGGCGTTCGCTGCCAGGGGTGCGGAAACCCGGGTGGAGCTGTCCAATTTGGCAGATCCCGAGGTCGTCGCGCTGTTGTCGGGCCGCGGCTATCGCCTCCTCGAGTTCGAGAACGTCCTCGGTCGCCGGCTCGGAGCCGAGACGCCGCCGGTGACGGAGGTGGACGTGCGTCGGGCCGACGATCTCACCATCTGGGTGAACGTCGTGGTGGAGGGCTTCGCCCATCCCGACGGGGAGGGGCCGGTCAGCCACGAGCAGTTTCCCGCCGACATCATCGAGCGGGCCGAACGCGATATGGAAAAGGCCGGGGCGACACCATATGTCGCGCTGTGCGACGGAGTCGTTGCCGGAGGCGCGATGATGCGGCTGACCGACGGGATCGCCCAGCTGGCCGGCGCCGCGACGGCACCAGCCTACCGGCGTCGCGGGGTCCAGGCTGCGCTGTTGGCGGCGCGGCTGCGTGAAGCCGCCGACGCCGGTTGTGAGATCGCAGTGGTGACAACGGCACCCGGCTCCAAATCGCAGCACAACGTGCAGCGCCGCGGTTTCCAGCTGCTCTACACCCGGGCGATCCTGGTGAAACCGGCCGCGGCGGTTCAGTAG
- a CDS encoding TetR/AcrR family transcriptional regulator has product MTEETRPALRKDAERNRQRVLDAARELFAEKGLEATLNDVARYANVGVGTVYRRFATKEELIAAIFVDGMEQLTALAESALEQEDSWQGFAWYVEKMCEITATDRGLREIAFSKSYGCDRVKACQERLVPVLTKLVERAQGDGYLRPEVSSTDMPLFGLLAGTVSEFAGHVDSELWRRYVAILLEGMRYHADQSPIPVKALDSEALDIAMQCWEPAGPPR; this is encoded by the coding sequence ATGACCGAGGAGACAAGACCCGCGCTGCGCAAGGACGCAGAGCGCAACCGTCAGCGGGTGCTCGACGCTGCGAGGGAGCTGTTTGCCGAGAAAGGTCTTGAGGCGACGCTCAATGATGTTGCGCGCTATGCCAATGTCGGGGTGGGCACGGTGTACCGCCGTTTCGCCACGAAGGAAGAGCTGATCGCGGCCATCTTCGTGGATGGTATGGAGCAGCTCACCGCGCTGGCTGAATCAGCTTTGGAACAAGAAGATTCATGGCAGGGATTCGCGTGGTACGTCGAGAAGATGTGCGAGATCACCGCGACTGACCGTGGATTGCGGGAAATCGCGTTCAGCAAGTCCTACGGGTGCGACCGGGTCAAGGCCTGCCAGGAGCGCCTAGTCCCGGTCTTGACCAAGCTGGTCGAGCGGGCCCAGGGCGACGGGTATCTACGTCCAGAGGTGTCATCGACAGACATGCCGCTGTTCGGGCTTCTGGCCGGGACGGTCAGCGAATTCGCCGGCCACGTCGACTCTGAACTGTGGCGCCGATACGTGGCGATCCTGCTGGAGGGCATGCGGTACCACGCTGATCAGTCCCCGATTCCGGTGAAAGCGCTCGACAGTGAAGCGCTCGACATCGCGATGCAGTGCTGGGAGCCGGCCGGGCCGCCTCGGTGA
- a CDS encoding MmpS family transport accessory protein, with protein MLKAIRRIWLPVLIVIAMGAGVLIVMNVRKVFGAHPVIITETTSDNAEDFNPKFVKYEIFGNGGTAVINYMDLEGKPQRTGTVPLPWTLTLQTTLPSVQPNIMAQGDGDSISCRVTVDDEVKEERTATGLNAQTFCFVKAA; from the coding sequence ATGCTGAAGGCCATCCGCCGAATATGGCTCCCGGTACTGATCGTCATCGCCATGGGGGCCGGCGTTCTGATCGTGATGAACGTGCGCAAGGTCTTCGGCGCACACCCCGTGATCATCACCGAAACCACGTCGGACAACGCCGAGGACTTCAACCCCAAGTTCGTGAAGTACGAAATCTTCGGTAACGGCGGCACTGCCGTCATCAACTACATGGATCTCGAAGGCAAACCCCAGCGCACCGGAACTGTGCCGCTGCCATGGACTTTGACGCTGCAGACCACTTTGCCGTCAGTGCAGCCCAACATCATGGCCCAGGGCGACGGGGACAGCATCAGTTGCCGAGTCACTGTCGATGACGAGGTCAAAGAAGAGAGAACGGCTACTGGATTGAACGCACAGACCTTCTGCTTTGTGAAGGCAGCATGA
- a CDS encoding RND family transporter, giving the protein MSAPTDDTPTDAIPTGRHAAPPRPLIPRFIRAFALPIMLIWIVIVALLNTVVPQLEVVGKMRAVSMSPNDAPSMIAIKEVGKKFQEYDTSSSVMVVLEGEKPLGLEAHMFYDQMVRDLRADTTHVQHVQDFWGDTLTAKGAQSRDGKAAYVQVYIAGDQGETLANESVEAVRRIATESPAPDGVKAYVTGSAASSTDQNIVGDESMELIELVTFGVIAVMLLGVYRSIITTLIVLLMVVLELSGARGLVALLGYHNFFGLTTFATNMLVTLAIAAATDYAIFLIGRYQEARRTGEDKEAAYYDMFHGTAHVVLASGLTIAGATFCLHFTRLPYFQTMGIPLAIGMTMVVAMALTLGPAVISVASRFGKTLEPKRHSKSRGWHRVGTATVRWPGAILVCAIVAALVGLLALPGYHTTYNDRIFLPKDVGTNIGYDAAFRHFSQAKMNPDLMMIESDRDLRNPADFLVIDKIAKALKNVHGIAQVQTITRPDGDPIKHSTIPYTLGQSGTTQLMNNDYLQNNLDNILKQANDLQTSIDSMTEMMNIQTELAAVSQRMADKMKTTSGDMSEVRDHLADFDDFFRPIRNYFYWEPHCFDIPVCWSMRSIFESLDGINTMSDDFQDLVPEMQRMADLMPRMVAVLPAQIQTMKNQKQILLNQYQVQKAQQDQTMAMQNTATAMSEAFDTAKNDDSFYLPPEAFGTDDFQRGLKLFMSPDGHAVRFTIIHQGDPLTPEGTARIAPLKVAATDAIKGTPLEGSKIYLGGSSATYADMQQGADYDLIIVGAAALILIFIIMLVLTRAVVASAVIVGTVVLSLASAFGLSVLLWQHIVGIPLHWMVMPMSIIVLLAVGADYNLLLVSRIKEEIHAGLKTGIIRAMVGTGAVVTSAGLVFAFTMGSMAVSSLIVIGQVGTTIGLGLLFDTLVVRSLMTPSIATLLGRWFWWPQRVRQRPVPQPWPKPVQRDPEEALA; this is encoded by the coding sequence ATGAGCGCGCCCACGGACGACACCCCGACCGACGCCATCCCGACCGGGCGCCACGCCGCCCCGCCACGACCACTGATCCCGCGATTCATCCGGGCGTTCGCCCTGCCGATCATGCTGATCTGGATCGTCATCGTCGCGCTGCTCAACACCGTCGTCCCGCAACTCGAGGTCGTCGGAAAGATGCGCGCGGTGTCGATGAGTCCCAACGACGCGCCGTCGATGATCGCCATCAAAGAGGTCGGCAAGAAGTTCCAGGAATACGACACCAGCAGCTCGGTGATGGTCGTGCTCGAAGGCGAAAAGCCGCTGGGCCTGGAAGCGCACATGTTCTACGACCAGATGGTCCGTGACCTGCGCGCTGACACCACCCATGTGCAGCACGTACAGGACTTCTGGGGCGACACGCTGACCGCCAAGGGCGCCCAGAGCCGTGACGGCAAGGCCGCCTACGTGCAGGTCTACATCGCCGGTGACCAGGGCGAGACGCTGGCCAACGAGTCAGTCGAGGCGGTGCGGCGCATCGCCACCGAAAGCCCGGCCCCCGATGGCGTGAAGGCGTACGTCACCGGATCGGCGGCCTCCAGCACCGACCAGAACATCGTCGGCGACGAGAGCATGGAGCTGATCGAGCTCGTCACCTTCGGCGTCATCGCGGTGATGCTGCTCGGCGTCTACCGGTCGATCATCACCACCCTGATCGTGCTGCTGATGGTCGTGCTCGAACTGTCCGGCGCCCGTGGCCTCGTCGCGCTGCTGGGCTACCACAACTTCTTCGGTCTCACGACATTCGCGACCAACATGCTGGTGACCTTGGCCATCGCCGCGGCCACCGACTACGCGATCTTCCTGATCGGCCGATATCAGGAAGCACGAAGAACCGGCGAGGACAAAGAAGCGGCCTACTACGACATGTTCCACGGCACGGCCCATGTCGTGCTCGCATCGGGCCTGACCATCGCCGGTGCGACGTTCTGCCTGCACTTCACCCGCCTGCCGTACTTCCAGACCATGGGCATTCCCCTGGCGATCGGAATGACGATGGTCGTCGCCATGGCACTGACCCTCGGGCCGGCCGTCATCTCGGTGGCCAGCCGGTTCGGCAAGACCCTTGAGCCCAAGCGGCATTCGAAGTCCCGCGGATGGCACCGGGTCGGTACCGCGACCGTCCGTTGGCCGGGCGCGATCCTGGTGTGCGCCATCGTGGCGGCGTTGGTCGGTCTGCTCGCCCTGCCCGGCTACCACACCACCTACAACGACCGCATCTTCCTGCCCAAGGACGTCGGGACGAACATCGGATACGACGCCGCGTTCCGGCACTTCTCGCAGGCCAAGATGAACCCGGACCTGATGATGATCGAGTCCGACCGTGATCTGCGGAACCCGGCGGATTTCCTGGTGATCGACAAGATCGCCAAGGCACTCAAGAACGTTCACGGTATCGCCCAGGTGCAGACCATCACCCGTCCCGACGGTGATCCGATCAAGCACTCGACGATCCCGTACACGCTGGGCCAGAGCGGCACGACCCAGCTGATGAACAACGACTACCTGCAGAACAATCTGGACAACATCCTCAAGCAGGCCAACGATCTGCAAACCAGCATCGACTCGATGACCGAGATGATGAACATCCAGACCGAACTGGCCGCGGTGTCGCAGCGGATGGCCGACAAGATGAAGACCACGTCCGGCGACATGTCCGAAGTACGCGACCACCTCGCCGATTTCGACGATTTCTTCCGGCCGATCCGCAACTACTTCTACTGGGAACCACACTGCTTCGACATCCCGGTCTGCTGGTCGATGCGGTCGATCTTCGAAAGCCTCGACGGCATCAACACGATGTCCGACGACTTCCAGGACCTGGTCCCCGAGATGCAGCGCATGGCCGACCTGATGCCGCGGATGGTCGCTGTGTTGCCCGCGCAGATCCAGACCATGAAGAACCAGAAGCAGATCCTGCTGAACCAGTATCAGGTGCAGAAGGCCCAACAGGACCAGACGATGGCGATGCAGAACACCGCCACCGCCATGAGCGAAGCGTTCGATACGGCCAAGAACGACGATTCGTTCTACCTGCCACCGGAGGCCTTCGGAACCGACGACTTCCAGCGGGGCCTCAAGCTGTTCATGTCGCCTGACGGACATGCGGTGCGGTTCACCATCATTCACCAGGGTGATCCGCTGACGCCGGAAGGCACCGCCCGCATCGCCCCGCTCAAGGTCGCGGCGACCGACGCGATCAAGGGCACACCGCTGGAGGGATCCAAGATCTACCTCGGCGGCAGCTCGGCGACGTACGCCGACATGCAGCAAGGCGCCGACTACGACCTGATCATCGTCGGTGCGGCAGCACTGATCCTGATCTTCATCATCATGCTGGTGCTCACCCGGGCCGTGGTGGCCTCAGCGGTGATCGTCGGCACGGTGGTGCTGAGTCTGGCTTCCGCGTTCGGACTTTCGGTCCTGCTGTGGCAGCACATCGTGGGAATCCCATTGCACTGGATGGTGATGCCGATGTCGATCATCGTCCTGCTGGCAGTAGGTGCGGACTACAACCTGCTGCTGGTCTCACGAATAAAGGAGGAGATCCACGCCGGGCTCAAGACCGGGATCATCCGGGCCATGGTCGGCACCGGCGCCGTGGTCACCTCGGCAGGTTTGGTGTTCGCCTTCACCATGGGATCGATGGCAGTCAGCAGTTTGATCGTTATCGGTCAGGTCGGAACGACGATCGGCCTAGGCTTGTTGTTCGACACCCTCGTGGTTCGGTCGCTGATGACGCCGTCCATCGCCACGCTTCTCGGGCGGTGGTTCTGGTGGCCACAGCGGGTGCGCCAACGTCCGGTGCCGCAACCTTGGCCGAAGCCCGTTCAACGCGACCCCGAGGAGGCCCTGGCCTGA
- a CDS encoding DUF732 domain-containing protein, which yields MKRLVIALSICAATGLAVSAPAYADPDTDFANELHTFGIYGQRDYNAWIAKIMCKRLHNGVDHTAQDSVKFVKNQLAKDSTDAQSWQFTGTAINYYCPDQRFVYEQAAH from the coding sequence ATGAAGCGCCTGGTCATTGCCCTGTCAATCTGTGCCGCAACCGGTCTGGCGGTCTCGGCCCCGGCCTACGCCGACCCAGATACCGATTTCGCCAATGAGCTGCACACCTTCGGTATCTACGGGCAGCGTGACTACAACGCCTGGATCGCCAAGATCATGTGCAAGCGGTTGCACAACGGCGTCGACCACACCGCCCAGGACTCGGTGAAGTTCGTCAAGAACCAGCTGGCCAAGGACAGCACCGACGCCCAGTCCTGGCAGTTCACCGGCACCGCCATCAACTACTACTGCCCCGATCAGCGCTTCGTCTACGAACAGGCCGCGCACTAA
- a CDS encoding DUF5078 domain-containing protein: MSNRTSVKNLIRTGVATCAVAASLAGAGIASADATDDYPIPNRILRTPCTAEQIMAAARDVEPVYYERYMIDYNNKPVADQQGAQDRIHWFFSMDYAGRRQYSENMATNAFFENMSWRWPNWAKLFFNNKGVAANTTDVCQNYPPNDMSVWDWH, encoded by the coding sequence ATGTCCAACCGCACCAGCGTCAAAAACCTGATCCGCACCGGCGTGGCCACCTGCGCGGTGGCCGCCAGCCTGGCCGGCGCCGGCATCGCAAGCGCCGACGCCACCGACGACTACCCGATCCCCAACCGGATCCTGCGCACCCCCTGCACCGCCGAACAGATCATGGCCGCCGCCCGCGACGTCGAACCCGTCTACTACGAGCGCTACATGATCGACTACAACAACAAGCCCGTCGCCGACCAGCAAGGCGCCCAGGACCGCATCCACTGGTTCTTCTCCATGGACTACGCCGGCCGCCGCCAATACTCCGAGAACATGGCCACCAACGCCTTCTTCGAGAACATGTCCTGGCGCTGGCCGAACTGGGCCAAGCTGTTCTTCAACAACAAGGGCGTCGCCGCCAACACCACCGACGTCTGCCAGAACTACCCACCCAACGACATGTCCGTCTGGGACTGGCACTGA